The following nucleotide sequence is from Verrucomicrobiales bacterium.
GGTAATGCTAAGGGCACGACACCGCTTTTCCTTCGCTGACTGCCGCCCCCCCCCGCGTTCACTTCAAGCCTCGATCGTTGGACGAAGGACAGTTAGTTGGTCGCAGCCAAAGCGGAGAGATATTGCCCACGGAACACGCGGACCACACGGATCTGAGGGGGGACGTGAAAGGGCCGGTCCGACTGACGGCCATTTTCTTCAGAATCCCCTCCGGCTTCGTGTGCTCCGCGTGTTCCGGTTAAGCCAAACTCTTCCTGGGAATTAGTCCCGGCCTTCCCTTTCCCTCACTGCGCGGGAGTCACTAACCGGTAGAACCTGACTTGTTCCGTGGTGGAGTCTTCCAGGGTGATGGTCCGGACGCCGGGTTTGGCCGCGATGTCCTGGAGCTTTATCCAGGACGTTCCAGGGAGGGCTGAACGGACCAATAGGGAGTAACTGCGGTCTGACATCGCCTCAAAAACGATCTGGCGTCGCCCGGACTCCAGGCCGATGCGCAAGATCTTTAACGCGCTCGCCGGATTGTTCGGCTCAGTCCCGCTCTGGAACTCCTGAAGGTTGCTGAGCCCGTCGCCATCCGTGTCGAGGTCGGCATCGTTCAGAGTGGGGTTGAGTCCGTAGCGGATCTCCCAATCGTTGAGCATGCCATCTCCATCGGAATCGCTGCTCAAGACGATGAGCGATGCCGGGCTACTGCTGGCCGTTCCGACTGAGTTGCTCACCACCACCACATAGTCCCCGGCGTCGGTGAGCTGGAGATTGTCCAGGATCAGCAGCGGAGCGGTCGCCCCCGTGAGGAAGGAGCCGTCGTGGCGCCATCGATAGCTGAGTGGCTCGGAGCCAACCGCCGCCACTTCCAACCGAACTTGAGCACCGTTGTTGGTGGTGGTGCCGACTGGATGACGGGTTATAAATGGTGCGTAGAGGGATTGTTCGGCACGGAGACCCAGGTCGAAGCTGATGTCCGAGCTGTCCGCCCGTACCTGATGCACCTCCACTGCGAGCAGGTTTCGGCCCTCCTCGAGCAGGTTAGGGTCAAGGTCCTTGCTATAGAACACGGATGTCTCGTCAGCACCTGTGACCGTGATGGCGGCCAGGGTGTCGTAGCGAATCTCGCCCGCTTCCAGCATGCCCGTGCGGAAGACTTCCTGTCCGTTGAGATACACCACCGCCCCATCATCACGCAGGACGGAAACCGAGAGCCTCGAGATGGCAGGCGCATTCGTGACTTGGAACGCGCGTCGAAAATACGTGGTGATGAACCGGTTGGCGGGTTGGCCGCCAAAACCGACTTGAGTTGCTTCGTCTCCATCGCCATAGCCGAGTTGGGCAGGGCCGGACTTCCAGGTCGCCTGATCGTAATCTCGGGTGGTCCAAGCGGAGCCCAAGTCCTGCCCCAGATCGAAATAGCTCCAGACCGCTCCCGTAGAGATGAGGGTCAAGGATCGCTGTTCTCCCTGTGTGACCACCAGATTGATCGGGGAAGAGGTTCGCGAGAGTCCGGCGTTGTCGGTGGCCACCGCCAGCAGGCGATGTCGCCCGGGCGTGGGATTGCTCCACTCGGCCGTGAAAGGGAACGTCTGTGATTCAGCAACGCTTTGGCCGTCGGCGAGGAATCGAACGAGAGCCACCGTTCCATCGCCGTCGGTCGCAGTGGCTTCGAGATCCAATGGGACACCCGCGATGGCTAGAAATCCTTCCGATGGTCTGGTTATGGCGACCGCTGGAGGCTGCCCGATTGTGATGGAAATTGGGGCCGACAGGGTTGAGGCGTTTCTGGTGTCGATGGCTGACGCCACGAGCTGAAACACTCCGGCCGGGGGTGCTGTCCACGTGTATTCGTAGGGAGTGGCGTCGTCCTCGCCCAGCTTGATGCCACTGGCGTAGAACTCGACTCGGGCGACCGAATCATCGAGGTCGGAAGCAGTGGCCCTGAGAACAATATTCGGGGGCTGCGTGAAGACGCTTCCAGCGGTGGGGGCGGTGAGGCTCACGAGGGGCGGATCGTTGATGATGTTGGCCACCCCCGGACTTCGGCCGGTTGCGAACCAGTTGGTGGGATCGTTGGCGTAGGCAGCGGCGGTACGCCGCTGAAGGGAAGCGCCCGTACCGTCGGCCGCCGTGGGCCAGGGGGCGACGTCGTGGTAGTGCACCGCCTCCACGAGGACGGACGGTGTGCCATTGGTGTTCGGCGGATCGGGCTTGCGGAGCTCCAGCCGTTCTCCGGAGTTGTCCAGCTTGCCTTGATAGGGACCTGCGAGGCGGGTAGAAACCGACAGGCCGTAAAAGCTGCGGAACGCATTGGCCGCCGCCACATCGCGCACCGGATCGAAACTGACCACGAGAACGATCTGATTGGGGGCCAGCACTTGGTTCGTTGGGAAGTCGAACTCGACTGCGTTGCGTAGCCGCCAGGTATTCGTGACATGGGCAAGGTCGAACAGCGCCACATTGGTGGCTACAATGCTTTGCAGCTCGATGTATTCGAGCTGCGTGTTGTCGTTTGTTCCGGCATCAACGGGATGATACATGATCTCGCTGATCACGACCGGGCCCACTGTTGGGCCGGAGTTGAGCGCGCCCAGGGTTCGGGAGCGCTGCGCTACGAAATGCTCATCCCCGTCGCTCGTGACATGTCGTCCAAAGCTAACTCCGTTCTGAGCCGCCCCATAATCAAACCCGTGGTAGTAGCCGGTGAGATTTCCACTAACATCCGCGGAGAACAGCCAGACTTCATCCCCCGTCGAGCTGAGTGAAAAGTTGCTGGAAGTGGCTGGGGTCGGATTGAAATCGGTCTCGTCAAAAACCCGATAGCCACCTGCGGCGAGCACTGTGGTGGGAGGAAGGCGGTACTTGCGCGGCTCAAAGAAGTCATCGCTCAGGTACCAACCACCTATGTCCACGGAACTTGGCAACGGGTTGTGGATTTCGATGCTATCGAGGTCCGGCGGATCGGTGTGAGTCAGAGCTTCGTTGACCAGGATGGCGGGAATCTGAAGCGGGGATGGATCGTCAACTCCTGGCGAACCAGAAACTCGTCCGCTCGCCCGCCATTGCGACGGTAAGTCCCAGGCGCGATAATCGGCCGCTTGATCCACCGCCACCAAGGAGAAGCCCAGGCCGTCCGTGATCGGTTCCCAACTGTCCTTATACTCGAAATCCAGAATGACCTCCCCCACGCGATCGTGCAGGCTCAGTCGCTCTCCGTTGTTGTTCAAGTTGCCCAGGTAGGCGCCAGCGATTGGAAGTCCGGTTCCATATCGGCTCGTGAACGCCGCCAGGTTCTTGACTACCAGCGCTCTCTGGCCGGCTCCCAATTGAGTCACGGCGCTCCCGCTGAAAGAGAAGCGGAGTCCGTTGGTAAAATGAATGCCGGTAAGGTCGAGCGGGGCTGTGCCCGTGTTCTTCAGCTCGATGTATTCAAAGTCGTCCGCCGGAGTTTTGCCGGACGGAGGCGGCGCCGGATGATACATGATCTCCGTGATCCTCAGATATTTTTGAGCTTCACTCGGGTTGCCCAAGTAGCGGTTGGTCTTCACCAACTGTCCTGAACGGTTCCAGAGTTCCAGGGTCTCTCCGCGGGCGGAAAGTTGTCCTTCGTAGTTGCCCTGGATGAGCAGCCCTTGCCCACCTCGCGGGGCGGCTGCGCGGGCACGGAAGGCCCGGGCATCCGGCGTCAGGTAGAGGGACCGTCCGGCCGGGATGACCGTGCCTCCCGGGAATTCATGCCGGATGGCTCCGGCCATTCGCCAGCCGGAGAGGTCCATCGCTTCGTTGAGCGGATTCTTGAGTTCGATATACTCCTGGGCCTGCCTGCCGCTGCTGGGATTGAAGTCGAGGGCTCCGAAGTTCGGTGCTGCTCCGGGAGTTTGAGTCGCCGGTATTTCCCCGCCATTCGCCGTGGTGAGAGTTTGCAGCAGGTATCGACGCCTCGGATCGAGATAGCCGGTTTTGATGAGTTGGACGGCGGCGGATAGGTTTTGAACACAGCATGCTGAGGAAGCGCTCCCATCGCCCCAGGTTCCCCATTTAGTGAGGTCCAGCGCCGCCTCGGGCGAAATCAGCGCCGCCAAGTCATCGATCCGGGTCTCGTACCTACGTTGGGCCACGGGGGTCGACACGGGTTGCAGCAGGTCTTCGGCGAGAGAGCGAAGCCGACGGAGATACATCTGCCGGATTTCCGGCGTTCCGAAGATGGCAGTGCCCAGGGTGTTGCCATTGCCGATGAACAGCGGGGTGTCGGGATGCATCTGATCGTCCCAGTAGGTCAGGCAAGGGGAACCGCAGCTCCAAACTCGACCGAAGCTAAGATCCACATCCCACGGCAACATTTGCCATTCACCGGTGATCTCGGTGTCCCGATAGAGGTAATAATTCTTATGACAGCAATCGGTGTTGCCGATCAGAATCATCGCCGCGAGGTAGTTGATGACCTCCGGCACGTTGACGTTATCAAACAGATACTGCGCCCGCGCCGTGCCTGTTAGCTTACAGCCATCGATGAGCGCCTGCAGGTCGGCTGTTCCTTCCTCCTTTCTGGTCTTCTTCTCGCCCGTCGCCGCCTCGAGGCTGTTGTACATCTTGTAGAGGGCTCCGCGCTCATCCATTCCCAGGCGCTTCAAATAGTTCTCGTCGCCGTTCTCCACGAAATGGGCATCGCCCCAGAAGGCGCCGTTCAACTGAACGCGGACGGGAAAAGCGAAGTGATACGGAGAGCCGGCATCACGGAAGGTTTCGTAGGCAATGATGTTGCGGAGGTGCGCCTTGTCGGGGTAGGTGGTGAGCAGGTTAAAGTCGTCCACCTTCGGCGCCGTGTTGGTCCACTCAAGCGAGTGTCCCGGGTTAAGGTCAAAATCGAAGCTCTTCTTGGGAAATCCACTGCTGGATTGACCGTGCAGATTGACGCCGATGTTGTCCAAAAACTGCCCTGCGAAAAAGACGGAGCAGCGTGTGCCGGTTGGGGTGGTGGGGGCATTGGCATCTGCCACGAACCACTGCAGGACCGGAAGTCGAGTCGTGAAGCGCGGGTCCTGCGCCACGGTTCCCCGATACTGTGGAGAGTTGATCGGGTCTTCGAACGGGGGCTCCCGGCTGGCGTCGCCTCCGGTGTCGGTGGCGGTGATGTAGTAGCGAATCATCTCAGCGGTCCCAAACGCGCTGGCTGGGATGGTTGCGCCATACAGCCCGTCCCCGGCCACCCCGTCTCCGTGAAGTCCGTCGTCGAACATGACGGCATTCGTTTCCGTTCGGTACATGACTCGGTAGAAAAGCCGCGCCGAGCCGACCGGATCCACCGTCCTGAGGATGCGAGCCGTGACCAACAGGGGTTCGTCCTCGCGAGGGATCAATGGGGTGTGGCTGACGTCCTCAATGCGGGGGCCCACATTGAGGGTTCCGGATCCGTTCGCCGCTGCCGGCGTCGGGGTAACAAAGTAGCGTCCGTCAGCTCCGCCGAGCCCAGTTGTCTGGCCGGACAGCACGATGCGTACGAGGAAATCAGCGTCGGAGGCCGAGGCGTTCAGCCCCTGGATCGCGAGCACGTTGTTGCCCGTCCGAAGCAGCCCTAGGTAGGGGGTCAGGTCCAGGAGTTCCGTTCTGCGCACCGACCCATCGTCACGCGATACGGTTGCTGCCGAGTTCCAATCGAGGCTTTCGGGTTCGTTGCGGCTGCCGATGGGTTGGCCGTTGAGGTAGGCCACGAAGCCATCGTCGTAGTTGACCTGCAGCGCCAGGGTAGACAGATCGGCCGCGTTCGCGAGGGTGAACGGGAATCGGAGGTAACAGGAGGCGTTTCGGTTCCGCAGTGCCGCGCCGACGTCCGAAACAAATTCTCCCGTTAAACTTGTGGAGGCGGTCAGCGTGGCATTGAAGAAGGAGCCGTCCGCCCCATCATCGGTCTGGCCTCCGGCTCCCAGCGGAGTGAGCACAAAATCCACCGTCTGTCCGGCCGTTACGGTGATCGCCAGCGTCCGGTTGGCGCCGGCAAAATCGTTTCCCGCGATGCTCACCGCGTCGCGCTGTGAGCCGTTGACGTAGACCTTGCCGGTGACTCCGGTGCCATTTAGATTTTGTTTTGCGACATGCCAGTCTACTTGAAGGGTTCCCGAGAGGGGCGCAAGCCAGCGGCGGACGATCCAGTGCTCGGCCCCGCTGTTGACTCCGTTGGGGTGCCAAACGTCGCGGAAGATCACATCCCACGGGGGATCGCCGTTAGGCCAGTCCCAGGCGTCGCCGGTCCAGAAATTCGCGGCGCCCCACGCGGCATTCGAACGGGGGAACGGAATGAAATCAGCGGCTTGATATCCGGCGACGGTGTCACTGCCGGGAAGATAGTATCCATAGCTCCAACCGCGCTCCCCCTGGACTCCCCCGGTCGACCAGTCGGATTGGCTGTCCGCTATCACGGTGGTGTCATTGCTCACGCGGTAGAGCTTGGCGGTGAAGGTCGTCCCATCGCAGCCGTCGGAATTGGCTGAGCCAGGATCGATCACGAAGTCGATGGGGGCTCCATTGGTCACGGTGACGAGAGTGGTGTAGCCCCTGCTGGCTCCCTGGAGGGATTCGGACCAGGCGGCTTGACCGGATACCAGAATTCGGACGATCACCCCATCGCCACAGGTGCCCGAGTGGGCGATGGTTCCGGTGATCCGGAGAGTTCCGTTGGTAGGACTCACGTAACGGCGGATCACCCAATGCACGTTGTTGGCGTCACCCGAGGGATGCCCACCGGAAGCCGATAACTCGATCCAAGGCGGATTGCCACTCGGCCAGTCCCATAGGGTTCCGGTCCAGTAGTTGGCTGGTCCGAAGGCTCCGGTGGAGCGGGGGAACGGCACGAAATCCTTGGTCGCGGTGTAGATCCCATCGGAATCCGCCTTCTTGTTCCAGTATCCGTAGCTCCAACCATTTTGACCTTGGGTGCCGCTAAACTGGTCCACGGAGCTGGCGAGGAACACGGGAGTGAAGGAGGCCCCTGCGGTGGCTTCGAAACCGACTGCATTGGTGACTCGCGTCCAGCTGGCATCGTTGAAGTCGACCTGCCGCCACGCGTCGCCCAGATTGGCATCCGATGGCACACGGAATCGGCCGACTGTGCCGGTGTCGATGAGTAGGCGGCTGCTGGACTGCTGGGGCAGTCCGTAGGATACGCCGTCGATTTGCTGCGGATAGCTGGGCGAGTAGGCGGTTGCGACCGTGGTGCCGTCGGGTTCGATCAAGGCCAGGTATTGTCCGGCGTTGGAGAGCTTAAAGTTGGTGTGGAGCGGTTCCCCCGGGAACGCCCGGTCCTTCCCCGAGGCGTAGACCAGCACGAATGCTTTGCCCGCGATGTTGGTAGCCGGAAACCTCCATTTAAGCGGTTTGGTGAGGTCATCCGTCAAAGACCATCCGTCCAGATTCACGGAACTGTTCCCAGGATTATGAATCTCGATCCAGTCTGTTTTGTCGTCGTCCTCGTCACGGACCAAACCGTCACTCGCAGCAAAGAATTCGCTGAGCACGAGAGGTGATGCGGCGCGCACGGGATGGAGGTGTAAGCCTAAGAGCCAGAGCAGTCCAAGCGCAACGCGAGCAGGAGTGAAAACGAATAACTTCATGACACCAAGGGACTTTCGGATGTTTATAGAATCACTGAAGCACACAAAGTCACCGCTGGCAACGGTGAGCCTGGTCGTGCGGGAGTTGGGGGGTGATTATTTTCGGGTGAGGCTGCTTACCGATCCAATGCACCTCAAGGCAGTAGCTCACTTGTATGGAGTCCTGCCTAACGGCGGAACTCCTTACAAAAGATCAAGCCTTACCCTTAAGTGATCTCGCCCGAGGTGGGGGACACAACCTGGGTACGTAAAAACGGCCACCGGAAAGGGTGGCCGCGTGGTTGATGAAGTGACTGGAACGGCGAGCGTTAGGCCTTCTTGGCCTTGGCTTTTTCTTTCTTGCGCTTCAAATAGCTCTGCCGACGACGCTTCTTTTCAACCTTATTGCTTTGTTTGCCCATAAGAATCTTTACTTTGCCAATCCGGTTCGGTTGGTTAACGGCTGCAATATGAAGCGACGACGACAGGCATTCAATACCTATTTCCTGGGGCTGTGCATTTGTTGGCTGCCTTTTGTGGGAGAGGCTGCCACCTCCACCAATGAAGTGAAGAAGACCGAGGAGGTCAAAAAGAAGAAATCCAAGAAGAAGGAGATCAGCACCGTCCGGGTGCACCTCGAGGTCCCTCGGGACACTTCGGGCCGGAGTTCGGAGGTTCCCATCTTGCGAGAGAACTCGATGCTCATCAATGTGGAGAAGCAACCTTTCCTGACCGAGGGGTTCCTGGCGGAAGCCAAGGTGATCGACACCCCGGGCGGCAAGGAGATCGAGCTGTATTTCAATACCCTAGGCCAAACTGCCTTGGGGAACTACACCGCCGCGAATCGCGGGCGTCGGCTGGCCATCTTCTGCGAGTTCGAAAAGGAGCGTCGATGGCTCGCTGCTCCCAAGATTACCAAGCTGCTTCCGGACGGAATCCTTCGGTTCACTCCCGATGCCAATGCTGAGGAGATTGAGCGCATCGTCCGGGGGCTTAACACCATCGCTGAGATCAAGAAAAAGAAGGATAAGTTCTAACTGAAGTTCATGAACCTCCAGGGATGGCTTTTGCTTTTGGCGTTGGGCTCGGCGCTTACCTCGGACGGGCAGGCGGTGTTTCGATTGCCCACCGCCAACCAGTTCGTATTCGAGAAGGGCGGCGAGTCGCGCTTCTTCGCTCCGACCGTGGGAAAACCGTGGTCCAGCGGCACCTTTGGGTGCGTGCGCACGGATGGCCATCAACTTCATGAGGGCATCGACATTCTGCGCCTGCAGACCGATCGGCGCGGAGAACCGACCGATGTGGTGATGAGTGTGGCGGATGGAACCGTGGTCTATATCAATACGAAGACCGGCCTCTCCAACTATGGTGCCTACATTGTGGTCCGCCATTCCATCGATGGCTTGAGCATTCACTCGCTCTACGCCCATTTAGGGCGGATCGAGCCGGCGGTTCAGTTGGGAGCGTCGGTGAAGGCGGGGCAACCCATCGCTGTCATGGGCCGCAGCACCAATACCCGATCCGCGATCGGCAAGGACCGGGCGCACCTCCATCTGGAGTTCGATTTTCAGCTCAGCCCTCGTTATGCGGAGTGGCATCGCAAGTTTCGTGCGGGCGAGCGCAACGACCATGGCAATTGGAATGGTCGGAACTTGATTGGGCTGGATCCCTGGAATCTCTACCTGGAGCAACGTCGGCTGGGTGCCAACTTCAGTCTAGTCCGCTGGATCCGAGGACACACGGAGGTTTGCCGCGTCTTTGTTCGGCAAAAGGACTTTCCCTGGCTGCGGGCCAACCCGGCGCTCATTCGACAGAACCCTCGGACCCAGAAAGAAGGGGTGGCGGGCTACGAGCTGGCGCTGAACTTCATGGGGCTGCCGTTCGAGTGCACCCCGCGTGCCGCGTCAGAGATGAAGAGCCTCGCCTCTCCCCAGGTGCTCTACGTGAACGAGGTGGAACAGCAGCAGTATCATTGTCGAACCCTGGTGAAGAAGCGGGGGGCAGGTTGGGAGCTTACCACGACAGGTGCGAACCTGATCAGCCTGCTGACGTTCTGACAAGTCCTCAGGGGCATTCAAACCAGCCCGCGGATGGGTTCGCCGCGAGTGATGGCTTCAACGACGGTTCGCGGCACTCCGGGCATCAGCCGGACCTCGCCGATGTCGAGCAGCGAGTGCATGATCGTCGCGATCAGGTCCGCCATGGTGACCGGATCCGACGCCGGTTCTCCGCCGTCGCGCGAGGATTGTCCAATCACTTGTCCCATCTTCAAACCGCCGCCGTAGATCAGCAGCGGGGCCAAACTGCCCCAGTGGTCGCGTCCGCCGTCCTTGTTGAGGCGCGGCGTGCGTCCCATCTCCCCGCAGCACACGAGCAGAATCCGATCTCTGAGGCCTCGCGACTCCACATCTTCGATGAAGGCGGAGACGGCGTGATCGAACGGGCGTCCCACATAGTCCATCCCCACTGACATCGGGGCGTTGTTCTCGTCGGCATGCATGTCCCAGATGAAGCTGGTGGTGACGGTGACAAAGCCTGCGCCGCGCTCGCACAGGCGCCGGGCGAGCAGCAGCTGACGCCCGAGGGTGGCGGCGTTGGTGGCGTAGTGTTCGATGTTCTTCCACTTCGGGTTAATCCGCGCGCGCGGAAGCAGCGGGGCGGTGTCGTAGCGAGCGATGATCCGCGGGTCTTCCTTACCCAGATCGAAGGCCTGGGACACTCCCTGAAGCAGCACGCTCCAAGCCTGGTCCTGCAGCGTGCCATACTCGGCGATGCTGGCAATGCGCTCGGCCTCGCGTCGCCAAGCATCCAGGGAGGTGAGCAGCGATCGACGGTCGTTCAGCCGTTCCTGGGGCAGGTTGAGCGCCATGTCTTGTTGGAGCCCGGCTCCGGCCCCGGGGACGAAGGGGGCAAACCCGCGTCCCAAGTCGCCGGTGCCCTCGAAGTTGCCGAAATCGGTGACTGCCGCCATCGCTTGGGGGTCGATCGACCGTGGGAAGAGAGCCACATTGGTTGGCATCGCGGTCGAGGGCCTGGTGGTGCCCACGATCCGGGAATAGAGCGAACCTAGATTCGCCTGCAGGCTGTCTCTGCCGACGACCGGCTTGATGTCGTGGTTGGCATCCCCGGTAGCGAAGGAGCGAACGATGCTAAATTTGTGAGCGAGGCGAGCGAGCCGCTCGAACGTGCTGCCAAAGGTAATGCCTGGGATCGAGGTGGGGATCTCGCCGGTGGCGCTCCGTATGTTGGAGGGCGCCTCCATCTTGGGGTCGAAGGTTTCGAACTGGGAAGGTCCTCCGTGCATGAACAAGAAGATCACCGACCGATCTTTCAGGGGCGAGGGACCTGGGCCGCCAGCGGCGGTGCGGAGAGCCAGAAGATCTGAGAGCGCGAGGCCGCCGAGGCCAAGCCCCCCGACCCGTAGAAACTCTCGGCGGCCTAAACCGCGACCCCGGTCTCGTGCCTGCCTATCTGGTTCTTGGAAGGTGAGCATTGGAATCGCCACATTACCCCGACCTCCGCGGATCCGGACAGGAAGGTGGCTAGGCAGTAGTCAACGACGGGCGAGGAGGAAAGTCAAAGTCGAAGCGGTTTTCCTGCTCTAAAACCTGGTCTGAGGCGGAAGAACGTGGTAATCTCTTCCCCTCATAACCCTGAAAACAAGACAAGACGTGTGATGCCTTCCTCTCTAAGGTTCGCGAACTGGGCGGTGCTCCTCGGAGTTCTCTTCTTCGGCTGGCGTTCGCCTGCGGTGATGGCCGACAGCGTGGTGGTTTTTAACGAGATTCAGTATCATCCCGCGACCAACGAATTCGCCGGGGAGTGGGTGGAACTTGAAAACCAGCACACCGTGGATATCGATGTCTCCGGGTGGAGCTTGCAGGGTGGCATCCGCTATCTGTTTCCGGAGGGGACGATCATTCCCGGCCGGGGCTTCTTGGTGGTGGCTGCCTCTCCGGCCGCCGTCCTGACCGCTCACCCGGGCATTCAGGTGCTCGGTCCCTTCGCGGGACGCCTGGGCAATTCGGGTGACCATCTTGAGCTTCGGAACAACAGCGCCCGTTTGATGGACGAGTTGAGCTATGGTGCCACCGATCCGTGGCCCCTGGCGGCGGATGGCACCGGCGCCAGCCTGGCTCGCCAACGCTCGCAAACCGCGACCAGTGACCCCGCCAACTGGACGGCCAGCCGCGAGGTCGGGGGCACGCCGGGCAAAATCAATTTTCAAAAACCCACGGCCTCGGTCAGCCGCCGCGAAATTCTTGGCAGCTCGGTCGTTTGGCGATTCCACGACGGCGGGGTGGATTTGGGGGAGGGTTGGCGGGCGCCGTCCTATGATGACTCGGGTTGGAAATCCGGGACCGGGAGTTTTGGCGTTGGGTATGCCGATCTTCCGGGTGCCTCCCTGACACGACTTCAGCCGAATCGATCGACCTACTATTTCCGGGCTCGGTTTACGGCGGGACCTGATTTTGAGCAGGTTCAGTGGTTGTTGCGCCACTGGCTGGACGATGGGGCGGTGATCTACTTGAACGGCGAGGAGATCCAGCGAATAAACCTCTCCCCCGGACCTGTAAGCTCTAGTTCCGTCGCCAACACCCAGGTTGGGATTGCCGAATGGTCTGAGCCGCTGGGGCTATCGGTGGGTTCCCTCAAGTCCGGTGAAAATGTGCTGGCGGTTGAGCTTCACCAATCGAGACCGGGCGCGTCCTACGCCCAGACAGTCCTGGACAGCGGCCCGGTGGGATATTGGCGTCTGGGCGAGCGAACCACGCGGGCCGTGGACAGCTCGGCGCGCGGCGGGTCGCAGGATGGGACTTACACGCGGATCCTCAGTTCCAATCTGGCGCAGGCGGGGCCGCGTCCCACGAATTCCCTTGCGGGGCGGGCTTACCTTGGTTTTGAGAGCAACAATGCCGCACCGCGCTTTGCAGGCAATGCCGATGGAGGAAACGATGTGATCCTCATTCCAGACTCCGGCGCCTTGAGCTTTGCCGAATCGCGGACGTTCACCCTGGAAGCGTGGGTCCGAGGTGCGAGCGTCCAGGAGGCCGGGGCGGCGATCATCGCCAAGGGCACGGGCGGAGGCGGGGAACAATACGCGGTGGACGTCGTGGATGGAAAATATCGCTTCTTCGTTTGGAACGGAGGAGTGCCGAACGTGCCGTTCGTGGTTTCATCCTCGGTGGGACCGGATGGATCTTGGCAGCATCTATTGGCCGTGTTCGATGGTGCGGCCGGCTTGATGCACCTGTGGGTCAACGGCCGACAAGCCGGGCAAACGGCAGCGCCGAACAGCCTCGTAGGGACCTCTCACGAGGTGAGCATCGGAGCGCGCCAGCTCGCGCAGGGGAATTACGACCTCAACTTCGATGGTTGGATCGACGAAGTGGCGATCTATGACCGGGCGCTGTCCGCGGAGGAGATCGCTGGACATTTTGAGGCGGCCTTCCGTTCTCCCGCCCAGCCGAATGATCTTGCGGAGGATGCGGTGTTTGCGCTGGAGCTCGCGACCCGGCAAGTCACGGAGACATTGCCGCAGTTGGACCTGCGTTGGAACGAAGTGTCGGCGGGGGTATCGCCGGGTAGCACCAACGAGTTTTGGGTCGAGTTGATCAACCCTGGAATCACGGTGGTGGATCTTGCTGCCTACTCTGTGGTGGGCATGGGCGCCAACGGGCGTCGGGAGGTAGCGCTGGGCGGGATCGGGATAGCCCCAGGCGA
It contains:
- a CDS encoding lamin tail domain-containing protein, whose protein sequence is MKLFVFTPARVALGLLWLLGLHLHPVRAASPLVLSEFFAASDGLVRDEDDDKTDWIEIHNPGNSSVNLDGWSLTDDLTKPLKWRFPATNIAGKAFVLVYASGKDRAFPGEPLHTNFKLSNAGQYLALIEPDGTTVATAYSPSYPQQIDGVSYGLPQQSSSRLLIDTGTVGRFRVPSDANLGDAWRQVDFNDASWTRVTNAVGFEATAGASFTPVFLASSVDQFSGTQGQNGWSYGYWNKKADSDGIYTATKDFVPFPRSTGAFGPANYWTGTLWDWPSGNPPWIELSASGGHPSGDANNVHWVIRRYVSPTNGTLRITGTIAHSGTCGDGVIVRILVSGQAAWSESLQGASRGYTTLVTVTNGAPIDFVIDPGSANSDGCDGTTFTAKLYRVSNDTTVIADSQSDWSTGGVQGERGWSYGYYLPGSDTVAGYQAADFIPFPRSNAAWGAANFWTGDAWDWPNGDPPWDVIFRDVWHPNGVNSGAEHWIVRRWLAPLSGTLQVDWHVAKQNLNGTGVTGKVYVNGSQRDAVSIAGNDFAGANRTLAITVTAGQTVDFVLTPLGAGGQTDDGADGSFFNATLTASTSLTGEFVSDVGAALRNRNASCYLRFPFTLANAADLSTLALQVNYDDGFVAYLNGQPIGSRNEPESLDWNSAATVSRDDGSVRRTELLDLTPYLGLLRTGNNVLAIQGLNASASDADFLVRIVLSGQTTGLGGADGRYFVTPTPAAANGSGTLNVGPRIEDVSHTPLIPREDEPLLVTARILRTVDPVGSARLFYRVMYRTETNAVMFDDGLHGDGVAGDGLYGATIPASAFGTAEMIRYYITATDTGGDASREPPFEDPINSPQYRGTVAQDPRFTTRLPVLQWFVADANAPTTPTGTRCSVFFAGQFLDNIGVNLHGQSSSGFPKKSFDFDLNPGHSLEWTNTAPKVDDFNLLTTYPDKAHLRNIIAYETFRDAGSPYHFAFPVRVQLNGAFWGDAHFVENGDENYLKRLGMDERGALYKMYNSLEAATGEKKTRKEEGTADLQALIDGCKLTGTARAQYLFDNVNVPEVINYLAAMILIGNTDCCHKNYYLYRDTEITGEWQMLPWDVDLSFGRVWSCGSPCLTYWDDQMHPDTPLFIGNGNTLGTAIFGTPEIRQMYLRRLRSLAEDLLQPVSTPVAQRRYETRIDDLAALISPEAALDLTKWGTWGDGSASSACCVQNLSAAVQLIKTGYLDPRRRYLLQTLTTANGGEIPATQTPGAAPNFGALDFNPSSGRQAQEYIELKNPLNEAMDLSGWRMAGAIRHEFPGGTVIPAGRSLYLTPDARAFRARAAAPRGGQGLLIQGNYEGQLSARGETLELWNRSGQLVKTNRYLGNPSEAQKYLRITEIMYHPAPPPSGKTPADDFEYIELKNTGTAPLDLTGIHFTNGLRFSFSGSAVTQLGAGQRALVVKNLAAFTSRYGTGLPIAGAYLGNLNNNGERLSLHDRVGEVILDFEYKDSWEPITDGLGFSLVAVDQAADYRAWDLPSQWRASGRVSGSPGVDDPSPLQIPAILVNEALTHTDPPDLDSIEIHNPLPSSVDIGGWYLSDDFFEPRKYRLPPTTVLAAGGYRVFDETDFNPTPATSSNFSLSSTGDEVWLFSADVSGNLTGYYHGFDYGAAQNGVSFGRHVTSDGDEHFVAQRSRTLGALNSGPTVGPVVISEIMYHPVDAGTNDNTQLEYIELQSIVATNVALFDLAHVTNTWRLRNAVEFDFPTNQVLAPNQIVLVVSFDPVRDVAAANAFRSFYGLSVSTRLAGPYQGKLDNSGERLELRKPDPPNTNGTPSVLVEAVHYHDVAPWPTAADGTGASLQRRTAAAYANDPTNWFATGRSPGVANIINDPPLVSLTAPTAGSVFTQPPNIVLRATASDLDDSVARVEFYASGIKLGEDDATPYEYTWTAPPAGVFQLVASAIDTRNASTLSAPISITIGQPPAVAITRPSEGFLAIAGVPLDLEATATDGDGTVALVRFLADGQSVAESQTFPFTAEWSNPTPGRHRLLAVATDNAGLSRTSSPINLVVTQGEQRSLTLISTGAVWSYFDLGQDLGSAWTTRDYDQATWKSGPAQLGYGDGDEATQVGFGGQPANRFITTYFRRAFQVTNAPAISRLSVSVLRDDGAVVYLNGQEVFRTGMLEAGEIRYDTLAAITVTGADETSVFYSKDLDPNLLEEGRNLLAVEVHQVRADSSDISFDLGLRAEQSLYAPFITRHPVGTTTNNGAQVRLEVAAVGSEPLSYRWRHDGSFLTGATAPLLILDNLQLTDAGDYVVVVSNSVGTASSSPASLIVLSSDSDGDGMLNDWEIRYGLNPTLNDADLDTDGDGLSNLQEFQSGTEPNNPASALKILRIGLESGRRQIVFEAMSDRSYSLLVRSALPGTSWIKLQDIAAKPGVRTITLEDSTTEQVRFYRLVTPAQ
- a CDS encoding M23 family metallopeptidase; the protein is MNLQGWLLLLALGSALTSDGQAVFRLPTANQFVFEKGGESRFFAPTVGKPWSSGTFGCVRTDGHQLHEGIDILRLQTDRRGEPTDVVMSVADGTVVYINTKTGLSNYGAYIVVRHSIDGLSIHSLYAHLGRIEPAVQLGASVKAGQPIAVMGRSTNTRSAIGKDRAHLHLEFDFQLSPRYAEWHRKFRAGERNDHGNWNGRNLIGLDPWNLYLEQRRLGANFSLVRWIRGHTEVCRVFVRQKDFPWLRANPALIRQNPRTQKEGVAGYELALNFMGLPFECTPRAASEMKSLASPQVLYVNEVEQQQYHCRTLVKKRGAGWELTTTGANLISLLTF